Below is a window of Photobacterium atrarenae DNA.
CCGCCTTCACTGCTGACGCGGAAATCGGCTGAGCGCCGCCAGTGTTATCAGGATTCGTCACCCGGCCGACATGCCAGAGCTGCACGAACATCACCCCGCCTTCACGGTGCACCGCATCGGTGACTTGACGCCAACCGGCGATCTGCGCCGGTGTATAGATCCCCGGGGTCCAGGCGTAGCCTTTACCCAACGGTGAGATTTGAGTGCCTTCAGAGACAATCAGCCCGGCACCGGCACGCTGGGCGTAGTAAGTTGCCATCAGCTCATTAGCCACATCGCCCGGCTGACTGGCGCGCGAGCGGGTCATCGGCGGCATAACGATGCGGTTTTTCAGGGTCAGGTGACCGAGCGTGATCGGTTGAAACAGGGAGTTGCTCATTGAGTCTGTCCTCAGTCGGATTTGAGGGCATCTTAACAAGCAAGATTACGAACATTGACCGCAATTACCACAAATCATTTTTGTGATAATTGCAATAATAGTGACTGTGACTAGAGCGTCAGTCGTGGCTGGATAAAATCAATGAACGCACTGATCCGCCTCGCCACCGAGGACGACTTATAATACACCGCATTGACCGGCTCGCGGCCGGTGTTGGTGGTCTTGACCGATTCAAACAGCGGGATCAAGCGCCCCTGCTCAATATCCTTTTTCACCATGAACCCGGACAAGCAAGAGATCCCGTTCCCCGCCAGCGTCAATTGCCGCACTAACTCGCCATTGCTGACCACCAGGGTCGGCGTGATCTCCCCCACGCCCGGCAACGGCCAGGTGTTGAGAATTTTCGGTCCGGTAAACCCAATCAAGTCGTGCTGCTCCAGCTCATTCGGATGATGCAGGCAGCCACGGCGCGAGATATAGTCCGGGGATGTCACCATATACAACTCACTCTTGCCCAGCGACCGGGCATGGAGGGTGGAATCGGTCAGACGGCCAATCCGAATCGCCACATCGGTCTGTTTTTCTAGCAAATCGACGTAGCCTTCATGGGAGGTCATCACCAGTTCAATATCCGGGTAGGCCTCGCGAAACGGTTGGATCAGCGGCACCAGCTGGTGAAACAGAAACGGGGTCGCAGCATCAACCCGCAACCGGCCTTTGGGCAACTCGCCCCGGCTGACGATATCTTCTTCCGCCTGTTGCAGCTGGCGCAATCCGGCCCGTACCGTCGAGACGAACTGACGCCCTTCGTCGGTCAGCTCAACGCGCCGGGTGGTCCGGTTGAGCAGGGAAACCCCCAATTGGGATTCAACTTTACTGACCGCACGGGAGACCCGCGCCACTTGAATATCCAGCGCCTCAGCGGCGGCTGAAAAGCCACCACTGTCGACCACAGCCAGAAAAATTTCCAGATCATCAGAGCGGGTTCGCATCCAGGTATCCTCAAAAAATCTTTATTTCATTTTTGACAAAAAACCTAACGAATTGAAGTGATTTTTGAAATGATGACATTGTTTCAGCCAGCCAGTACTGCAAACCCTCACGGCAAATGATCAGCCAGACACAAAAACAGACGCAGTAAGCGTCTGTTTCAAAATGGAAAGTTAATCTATTCCACCCGGTTTACCGCCCAATCGCTTTCAGGCGGCTGCCGGCCCTTCGGAGGGCTGTATTTCGGCTGCGGCCTGTAAAATCATATCGGCACCTTTCTCCGCCACCATCATCACCGGCGCATTGGTGTTCCCCGAGGTGATATTCGGGAAAATCGACGCATCTACCACCCGCAGCCCCTCCACCCCATGCACTTTCAGCTCATGATTTACCACGGCGTCAGCTTCATCGGGTCCCATCGCGCAAGTGCCACACAGGTGATAAATCGAGCCGCCATTTTCCCGGAAGTAATCCACCATGGAAGCTTCATCAGTGACCAAGCCGGCTGGTTTGACTTCTACTTCCGTCAGAGACTGCAGTGTTGGTGCCGTCATGATGTGGCGGATCAGCTTCGTCCCCTGGATCACTTCCTGAATATCTTTCTCGGTACTCAGGTAGCACGGGCGGATCGCCGCCGCATCATCCGGATCACCAGACTTCAGGGTGATCTCTCCCCGGCTGCTCGGGCGACAGGGGTTAAACGCAACCAGAAACCCGGAGTAAGGATCCGGCACCATTTTGGCGTTGGGATCTTTGGGAATTTCATAAGAGAGCGGATTGAAATATAGCTGTATATTCGGCAGTGCTTCATCCTTACTCCCTTTGAAGAATCCACCCGCCTGATTCACGCTCAGTGCCAGCGGACCGCGACGATTGAGCAAATACTGAAGTCCCGCCTTTGCCTGTCCCCACCAACTTGTCAGATCATCATTGAGCGTCTTTTGCGTAGCCCGGTAGTAAAAACTAACACAGACATGATCCTGCAGGTTTTGGCCGACCGCAGGTAAATCTTTCACCACCGGAATGCCAAGCGACTCTAAACAAGAACGCTCTCCGATGCCGGACAGCATCAGCAGTTTCGGGGAGTCCACTGCCCCTGCCGACAAAATCACTTCCTTGCGAGCATGGAAAATTTGGTGATCTCCTGCGACCGCGACTTCGACGCCGGTTGCGCGCTGATGCTCATCCACCAGAATTTTCCGAGTCTGGGTATGATGGAAGATGGTCAGGTTCGCACGCTTTTTTGCCGGCTCAAGGTAGGCAAAGCTACTGGAGTCCCGCATCCCGTTGCGAATATTGGTTTCATAAATACCCGCCCCTTCAAACTGCGCGCCGTTA
It encodes the following:
- a CDS encoding GMC family oxidoreductase, producing the protein MKQYDYIIVGAGSAGCILANRLTESGEYSVLLIEAGGRDVSPWFKLPVGFAKTYYHPKYNYMYYSEPESSMAGRAIYAPRGKVQGGSGSINAMIYVRGQRQDYDDWARQGNPGWGFDDVLPYFKKLEQHPLGDTEYHSSKGLIGITQMKHDAHKICDFYLKGCEELGYSLNDDFNGAQFEGAGIYETNIRNGMRDSSSFAYLEPAKKRANLTIFHHTQTRKILVDEHQRATGVEVAVAGDHQIFHARKEVILSAGAVDSPKLLMLSGIGERSCLESLGIPVVKDLPAVGQNLQDHVCVSFYYRATQKTLNDDLTSWWGQAKAGLQYLLNRRGPLALSVNQAGGFFKGSKDEALPNIQLYFNPLSYEIPKDPNAKMVPDPYSGFLVAFNPCRPSSRGEITLKSGDPDDAAAIRPCYLSTEKDIQEVIQGTKLIRHIMTAPTLQSLTEVEVKPAGLVTDEASMVDYFRENGGSIYHLCGTCAMGPDEADAVVNHELKVHGVEGLRVVDASIFPNITSGNTNAPVMMVAEKGADMILQAAAEIQPSEGPAAA
- a CDS encoding LysR substrate-binding domain-containing protein; amino-acid sequence: MRTRSDDLEIFLAVVDSGGFSAAAEALDIQVARVSRAVSKVESQLGVSLLNRTTRRVELTDEGRQFVSTVRAGLRQLQQAEEDIVSRGELPKGRLRVDAATPFLFHQLVPLIQPFREAYPDIELVMTSHEGYVDLLEKQTDVAIRIGRLTDSTLHARSLGKSELYMVTSPDYISRRGCLHHPNELEQHDLIGFTGPKILNTWPLPGVGEITPTLVVSNGELVRQLTLAGNGISCLSGFMVKKDIEQGRLIPLFESVKTTNTGREPVNAVYYKSSSVARRISAFIDFIQPRLTL